One segment of Anastrepha obliqua isolate idAnaObli1 chromosome 3, idAnaObli1_1.0, whole genome shotgun sequence DNA contains the following:
- the LOC129243102 gene encoding cuticle protein 16.5-like has product MFKYFALVFVALFAFAAAEPKPAVVAPLAYSAPLVASPYAAAYASPYVAAPYAAYASPYAAYSAYPYSAAYVLRK; this is encoded by the exons atgttcAAATAC TTTGCTCTCGTATTCGTGGCCCTATTCGCCTTCGCTGCCGCCGAACCTAAGCCCGCTGTCGTCGCACCATTGGCCTACTCAGCTCCATTGGTCGCCTCCCCCTACGCTGCCGCCTACGCTTCCCCATATGTTGCTGCTCCCTATGCCGCCTATGCTTCACCTTACGCTGCCTACTCCGCTTACCCATACAGCGCCGCCTATGTGCTCCGCAAGTAA